One stretch of Oncorhynchus tshawytscha isolate Ot180627B linkage group LG19, Otsh_v2.0, whole genome shotgun sequence DNA includes these proteins:
- the LOC112218256 gene encoding pro-adrenomedullin: MKVALQTTICLCVLATILPLVKGTKVGLNSNLKKRFRGWLPSRLRAALHSSSALDSGILSGPGQREETDSSVFNSRSRRSIVTSVKRPGCSLGTCTLQNLVHRLHILNNRLKVNRAPEDKISSQGYGRRRRRSPTALCFANSPCGEIEIGLEQREPLRNPSTGHPVQTNLSQAEKRSVNLVNARCFFWLAEILLRSYS; the protein is encoded by the exons ATGAAAGTGGCTCTTCAAACCACCATCTGCTTGTGTGTTCTAGCCACAATTTTACCTCTGGTGAAAGGCACCAAAGTTGGCCTCAACTCCAACTTGAAAAAGAG ATTTAGAGGCTGGCTACCGAGTCGCTTGAGGGCAGCACTCCACAGCAGCTCTGCCTTAGACTCAGGGATCCTCAGTGGaccagggcagagagaggagacggactcCTCTGTATTTAATTCCAG GTCCAGAAGATCCATTGTGACCTCAGTGAAAAGACCTGGCTGTTCTCTGGGAACATGCACCCTGCAAAACCTGGTCCATCGGCTGCACATCCTCAACAACAGGTTAAAGGTCAACAGAGCCCCGGAGGATAAGATCAGCTCGCAGGGTTATGGTCGCCGCCGCCGCAGGTCTCCCACAGCTCTATGCTTTGCTAACTCTCCATGCGGAGAGATTGAGATTGGGCTGGAGCAGCGAGAGCCGCTAAGGAATCCATCTACAGGCCACCCTGTTCAGACAAACTTGAGTCAGGCAGAGAAGAGGAGTGTCAATCTAGTGAATGCCAGGTGCTTTTTTTGGCTGGCTGAGATACTGCTGAGGTCCTATTCCTAA